The Lactuca sativa cultivar Salinas chromosome 2, Lsat_Salinas_v11, whole genome shotgun sequence genome includes a window with the following:
- the LOC111910867 gene encoding uncharacterized protein LOC111910867, with the protein MGACLSSAGDSVHNSSSALVISVDGDLCSYPTPIFVSEVLRFEKSSTFFLCNSDDLYYDQYINALDLEDQLDAAQIYFILPKTMLGRRLSASDMAALAVKASLALDSNSNTDSHKRNNNKARISPLVLMETTGANENKNVGSLRMSSSRSIRKLSKRSSKKARLGVGSFRLVLSTIYENDGCDELQMI; encoded by the coding sequence atggGTGCTTGTCTATCTTCCGCTGGTGACTCCGTGCACAACTCTAGTTCTGCGCTTGTTATTTCCGTCGATGGCGATCTGTGTTCCTACCCAACTCCAATCTTTGTATCCGAAGTTCTTCGGTTCGAAAAATCATCGACCTTCTTTCTTTGCAACTCCGACGACTTGTATTACGACCAGTATATCAATGCTTTGGATTTAGAAGACCAGCTTGATGCGGCTCAGATCTACTTTATTCTACCAAAAACAATGCTTGGTCGTCGTCTAAGTGCCTCCGATATGGCTGCGTTGGCAGTCAAAGCCAGCCTTGCGCTTGATTCGAATTCCAATACAGATTCGCATAAGAGGAACAACAACAAGGCTCGTATATCGCCATTGGTGTTGATGGAAACGACTGGGGCTAATGAGAACAAGAATGTTGGAAGTTTAAGAATGTCGAGCTCCAGATCAATCAGGAAGCTGTCAAAACGTTCTTCAAAGAAAGCTCGATTGGGTGTTGGATCTTTCAGGCTTGTGCTCTCCACCATATACGAAAACGATGGGTGTGATGAGTTGCAGATGATTTGA